Proteins encoded by one window of Candidatus Sumerlaea chitinivorans:
- a CDS encoding Pyruvate dehydrogenase E1 component — MTNETVLVENETKSQNLESLAFQEWLEALKYELAVEGPEHVEKLLKALADAAHLWGVKIPFTANTPYINTIPKEAEPPYPGDRAIERRIKSYVRWNALAMVVKANRLHPGLGGHISTFASAATLYEVGFNHFFRGRRPGTAGDMVFFQGHAAPGIYARAYIEGRLNAKQLHNFRRELQKDGGLSSYPHPWLMPGFWQFPTVSMGLGPIMAIYHARFNRYLQDRGILDTSQTKVWAFLGDGECDEPETLGAITLASREKLDNLIFVINCNLQRLDGPVRGNGKIIQELEAAFRGAGWNVIKVIWGSDWDRLLERDKTGLLIKRMEECVDGEYQRFSIADGAYIRKHFFGKYPELLELVKDMSDEELEKLRRGGLDPQKVYAAYKAAVEHKGQPTVILAKTVKGYGLGEAGEGRNISHQQKKLNEQELREFRDRFNIPVPDEEIDDLPFIRLPEGSPEERYLKERRKALGGHVPARVVTAPPLQMPEREYFATFFTGSEGREVSTTMAFVRMLSHLLGNKDFGRFIVPIIPDEARTFGMEALFRQYGIYSHVGQLYEPVDRDQLLYYLEKKDGQILEEGITEAGSMSSFIAAGTAYANYGVTMMPFFIYYSMFGFQRVGDLIWAAADMRVRGFLLGATAGRTTLNGEGLQHQDGHSHVLASTVPNLLCYHPAFAYEIALILQDGMKRMFEKQEDVFYYLTLGNENYVQPPMAEGVEEGVLEGLYKFQKGPDKAKYKAHIIGDFSAINSALAAQQILAERYHVSADVWSATSYKRLRYGAMEAERWNMLHPTAKTRKKSYLEQILEPEEGPFVAVSDSMRMVPDQIAKWVPGGLLSLGTDGFGRSDTREDLRRFFEIDAPHVVVAVLARLAERGEIKPSVVKKAIEDLGVDPEQGFSLFA; from the coding sequence ATGACGAACGAAACGGTACTTGTCGAAAACGAGACGAAATCCCAGAACTTGGAAAGCCTTGCTTTTCAAGAGTGGTTAGAAGCCTTGAAATACGAATTGGCGGTCGAAGGTCCTGAGCATGTGGAGAAGCTGCTCAAGGCCCTTGCGGATGCTGCCCACCTGTGGGGCGTGAAGATCCCTTTCACGGCCAATACACCCTACATTAACACGATTCCAAAAGAAGCGGAGCCACCCTATCCCGGCGACCGTGCCATCGAACGGCGAATCAAGAGTTATGTTCGGTGGAATGCGCTTGCCATGGTTGTGAAAGCCAACCGTCTGCATCCCGGTCTCGGCGGCCACATTTCCACTTTCGCAAGCGCGGCAACCCTATACGAAGTCGGGTTCAATCACTTCTTTCGGGGCCGGCGCCCGGGAACGGCGGGCGATATGGTCTTTTTCCAAGGGCATGCGGCGCCCGGTATTTATGCGCGGGCTTATATCGAAGGGCGGCTGAACGCGAAACAGCTCCATAATTTCCGCCGCGAGCTCCAAAAAGATGGCGGGTTGTCCTCTTACCCGCATCCTTGGCTCATGCCGGGTTTCTGGCAGTTCCCAACGGTTTCGATGGGCCTTGGGCCGATCATGGCAATTTATCATGCGCGTTTCAACCGGTACCTGCAGGATCGCGGCATCCTCGACACAAGCCAGACCAAGGTCTGGGCGTTTCTCGGGGATGGAGAATGCGATGAGCCTGAGACCCTTGGCGCCATCACGCTCGCATCGCGCGAAAAGCTCGACAACTTGATCTTCGTGATCAACTGCAACCTCCAGCGGCTCGACGGCCCCGTGCGCGGCAATGGCAAGATCATTCAGGAGCTCGAGGCCGCTTTCCGTGGGGCGGGATGGAATGTCATCAAGGTCATTTGGGGATCAGACTGGGACCGGTTGCTCGAGCGCGACAAGACTGGCCTTCTCATCAAGCGCATGGAAGAATGCGTGGATGGCGAGTACCAGCGATTCTCGATAGCGGACGGCGCTTATATCCGGAAGCATTTCTTTGGCAAGTATCCCGAGCTTCTCGAGCTCGTGAAGGACATGAGCGACGAGGAGCTTGAAAAACTGCGCCGCGGCGGGCTGGATCCTCAGAAGGTTTATGCCGCCTACAAAGCTGCCGTGGAGCACAAAGGGCAACCCACCGTCATCCTCGCAAAGACCGTCAAAGGCTACGGTCTGGGAGAGGCTGGCGAAGGTCGCAATATCTCACACCAGCAAAAGAAGCTCAACGAGCAGGAACTTCGGGAGTTCCGCGACCGCTTCAATATCCCGGTTCCGGACGAAGAAATAGATGACCTGCCATTCATTCGCCTGCCTGAGGGAAGCCCTGAGGAACGCTACCTCAAGGAGCGCCGCAAGGCGTTGGGGGGGCACGTGCCGGCTCGGGTCGTGACCGCACCACCTCTTCAGATGCCCGAGCGTGAGTACTTTGCCACCTTCTTTACGGGCAGCGAGGGGCGCGAAGTTTCCACCACCATGGCTTTCGTGCGCATGCTAAGTCACTTGTTGGGCAACAAAGACTTTGGACGTTTCATCGTCCCCATCATTCCGGATGAGGCGCGCACCTTTGGAATGGAAGCCCTGTTCCGGCAGTACGGAATTTACTCGCATGTTGGCCAGCTCTACGAGCCGGTGGACCGTGACCAGCTGCTCTACTACCTTGAGAAAAAGGACGGGCAGATTCTGGAAGAGGGGATTACGGAAGCGGGAAGCATGTCGAGCTTCATCGCTGCCGGCACTGCGTACGCGAATTACGGCGTCACGATGATGCCGTTCTTCATCTACTACTCGATGTTTGGTTTCCAGCGTGTTGGGGACCTGATTTGGGCAGCAGCTGACATGCGCGTGCGCGGTTTCTTGCTGGGCGCGACGGCTGGCCGCACGACACTCAACGGCGAAGGGCTCCAGCATCAGGACGGCCACAGCCACGTTCTTGCGTCCACGGTGCCGAATCTACTCTGTTATCATCCCGCCTTCGCCTACGAAATCGCCCTCATCCTGCAAGACGGCATGAAGCGAATGTTCGAGAAGCAAGAGGACGTGTTCTACTACCTCACGCTTGGGAACGAAAATTATGTGCAGCCGCCGATGGCTGAGGGCGTAGAAGAGGGCGTGCTCGAAGGCCTCTACAAATTCCAAAAAGGGCCCGACAAAGCAAAGTACAAAGCTCACATTATCGGCGATTTCAGTGCCATCAATTCCGCACTGGCTGCCCAGCAGATTTTGGCAGAACGCTATCACGTGAGCGCCGACGTGTGGAGCGCGACCAGCTACAAACGCCTCCGCTACGGCGCAATGGAAGCCGAGCGGTGGAACATGCTGCATCCAACGGCGAAGACTCGCAAGAAATCCTATCTCGAGCAGATTCTCGAGCCTGAGGAAGGACCTTTCGTGGCGGTTAGTGACAGCATGCGGATGGTACCGGACCAAATCGCAAAGTGGGTGCCCGGCGGATTATTGTCATTGGGCACCGATGGCTTCGGCCGTAGCGACACGCGCGAAGACCTCCGCCGGTTCTTTGAGATTGACGCGCCGCATGTGGTGGTTGCCGTGCTTGCGCGTTTGGCTGAGCGTGGTGAGATTAAGCCTTCGGTCGTGAAGAAAGCCATCGAAGATCTCGGCGTGGACCCAGAGCAAGGCTTCTCCTTGTTCGCCTGA
- a CDS encoding Dihydrolipoamide acetyltransferase component of pyruvate dehydrogenase complex: MAIEIKLPVLAEGVESGDVLNVLVKPGDVIQPDDPIVELESEKATVPVPSPVGGRVKEVLVKAGDKVRVGETLIVLEEPGEVVAPPTVSAAPPTAESPKNETQLSPTAPVQEATGTAKPVEIKLPVLAEGVEAGDVLNVLVKVGDLIQPDDPIIELESEKATVPVPTPVGGRVKEILVKPGDKVRVGETLLIVESATDVPLETQPTLKEAPDARPAAAADGDSKLAVSSSPGPKAVAEPFELPVQPLAPAVTPEDEFIPAGPAVRRIAREIGLDLRRVKGSGKNGRILIEDLDPYIQEYVRKRGGAQVAGTLPVQAPELPDFSQWGPVRRVKADSVRRKIAEHLTQAWLTIPHVHQFHEADVTELLQLQKRHRERVKELGGALTLTPFLMKAVVIALKEFPEFNSSYDARAEEIIYKDYYHLGIAVDTKAGLIVPVVRDVDKKSIVELAIELTQLAQRTRDRKVTIEELRGSTFTISNLGSIGGGHFTPIVNSPEVAILGVGRASKRVVLTESGVAARDYLPLVLGYDHRIIDGAQGARFIVRVAEVLENFEATFLGF; encoded by the coding sequence ATGGCGATCGAAATCAAATTACCCGTGTTAGCCGAGGGCGTAGAGTCTGGGGATGTACTAAATGTGCTCGTGAAACCCGGGGACGTCATCCAACCCGACGACCCAATCGTGGAGCTGGAGTCCGAAAAAGCCACGGTTCCAGTCCCCTCGCCTGTAGGTGGACGAGTCAAAGAAGTCCTCGTGAAAGCAGGAGACAAAGTGCGCGTCGGCGAGACCTTAATTGTATTAGAAGAACCGGGTGAAGTCGTCGCACCGCCCACGGTCTCCGCCGCACCGCCCACGGCCGAATCGCCAAAGAATGAAACACAATTGTCTCCTACAGCACCAGTGCAGGAAGCCACTGGCACTGCAAAACCGGTGGAGATTAAACTTCCTGTCCTTGCCGAAGGTGTGGAGGCAGGCGACGTTCTAAACGTCCTTGTAAAAGTCGGCGATCTCATTCAGCCGGACGATCCAATCATCGAGCTCGAATCGGAGAAAGCCACTGTGCCGGTGCCCACGCCGGTCGGTGGCCGCGTGAAGGAAATCCTCGTCAAGCCGGGGGACAAGGTTCGTGTCGGCGAGACGCTACTGATTGTGGAGAGTGCAACCGACGTTCCTCTCGAGACTCAGCCGACCCTCAAGGAGGCGCCAGATGCGCGACCAGCTGCCGCAGCAGACGGGGACTCTAAACTTGCGGTGAGTAGCTCGCCCGGACCCAAAGCGGTTGCCGAACCTTTTGAATTGCCTGTCCAGCCATTGGCGCCCGCCGTAACGCCGGAGGATGAGTTTATCCCCGCGGGGCCGGCCGTGCGACGCATCGCGCGTGAAATCGGCCTTGATCTGCGGCGCGTGAAAGGAAGCGGAAAGAACGGGCGCATCCTCATCGAGGATCTCGACCCCTACATTCAAGAATATGTTCGTAAGCGAGGTGGAGCACAGGTAGCGGGGACGCTGCCTGTTCAGGCGCCTGAGCTTCCTGATTTTTCGCAGTGGGGACCCGTCCGCCGTGTGAAAGCAGACAGCGTACGGCGAAAGATCGCGGAGCACTTGACCCAAGCATGGTTAACAATTCCCCATGTTCACCAGTTCCATGAGGCTGACGTCACAGAGCTCCTCCAACTCCAGAAACGTCATCGGGAGCGGGTGAAAGAGCTGGGCGGCGCGCTGACCCTCACACCCTTCCTGATGAAAGCGGTCGTGATTGCGCTCAAGGAGTTCCCAGAATTCAACTCGAGTTACGACGCTCGTGCCGAGGAGATTATCTACAAGGACTACTACCACCTCGGGATCGCGGTGGATACGAAGGCCGGACTTATTGTGCCAGTGGTGCGCGACGTGGACAAGAAGAGCATTGTCGAGCTCGCCATTGAGCTCACCCAGCTCGCTCAACGCACCCGCGATCGAAAAGTGACCATTGAGGAGCTGCGGGGAAGTACCTTTACAATTTCGAACTTGGGCAGCATTGGGGGTGGCCACTTCACGCCAATTGTCAATTCGCCCGAAGTGGCGATTCTGGGCGTGGGCCGTGCCTCAAAGCGCGTCGTGCTCACGGAGAGCGGAGTTGCAGCCCGCGACTATCTCCCGCTTGTCCTTGGCTACGATCACCGCATTATTGATGGAGCCCAAGGGGCCCGCTTCATTGTGCGGGTAGCAGAAGTCCTCGAGAACTTCGAGGCAACGTTCCTCGGGTTCTGA
- a CDS encoding Transcription elongation factor GreA, translating to MGENIGDFSAREQQILSLIESGNLDRLDDAWLEVIADSPKEAEFYDKFIRAMRRAHALERAHELLLLALEELKTREQWELLHAVVRIAARFWPDSKPLRPYAAAALKGVYSHLPQLSAMIAACKGLPLDQVFQRFDSLLQLLPGEVYSHAYWGEGIVTDLDLSAGKITLDFPEEKGRVIAIEFLRKHLTYCPPDSFLARRRKNPQELYQLGQGAPSELVKLVLRGNQGRIKQAELKEALVGSVIPEEEWNEWWSRARNELRIDPWIDFDVRRGAHAEIVLRNAPRSAVDEIAERFFAHDTTMADRIAAVRKLREVVRAGAEPEPELVGRMREALLPSLANNPDVARALEAHYLLQDLQSIAPNQLPDLPCDAEALCAKIENYELLLEMEDDEYAARALQELAQRDGDKVFERAGELLPRARPALAQAIWTLLDPEHHVDIAVRALRTLMENPLSNPETYLWAMRNLTEGKWEHLEDYLPLSSLIFELFDQMEQWHRLVTIGGGTNEEVAAAKWLIGKVRTLISGRNFALLAAVAKEMPLDQLQELRRIIQLHNAVNDVFRNGADRALRLTRRELEEQTQQTATVVDPDSGIHYCTKKGHAWAVRELHELNTVRIPANAREIEKARSEGDLRENAGYHGAREKHVLLLQQAHFLQLGLATARVVTRDKVNTEQIGFGTRVIVQDVDSGAEQVYTLLGQWEAKPEEGIYFYKAPLFQQFLGKRVGDEFTVRLPDGTQRRYRVKSIENALASGEWDVGEGVIAEHAASE from the coding sequence ATGGGTGAGAACATCGGCGATTTTTCAGCGCGCGAACAACAGATTCTTTCGCTCATTGAATCGGGCAACTTGGATCGGCTCGATGATGCTTGGCTTGAGGTAATCGCGGACTCTCCGAAGGAGGCGGAGTTCTACGACAAATTCATTCGAGCGATGCGTCGCGCACATGCCTTGGAGCGTGCGCACGAGCTGCTCCTATTGGCTCTGGAAGAGCTAAAAACGCGCGAGCAATGGGAATTGCTGCATGCGGTTGTTCGGATCGCTGCACGATTCTGGCCTGATTCAAAACCACTGCGCCCATACGCAGCTGCGGCTCTGAAGGGGGTATACTCGCATCTTCCCCAGCTCTCTGCGATGATTGCGGCATGTAAAGGACTCCCACTGGATCAAGTGTTTCAGCGGTTTGATTCGTTGCTCCAGTTGCTGCCCGGCGAGGTTTACTCCCACGCGTACTGGGGTGAGGGAATTGTTACGGATCTCGATCTAAGCGCCGGGAAAATAACTTTGGATTTCCCCGAAGAGAAGGGGCGCGTGATCGCAATTGAGTTCTTGCGAAAACATCTCACCTACTGTCCGCCGGACTCGTTTCTGGCGCGGCGCCGGAAGAATCCGCAGGAGCTCTATCAGCTCGGGCAAGGCGCGCCGAGCGAGTTGGTGAAGTTGGTGCTGAGAGGCAATCAGGGCCGCATCAAGCAAGCTGAGCTAAAAGAAGCCCTTGTCGGCTCCGTCATTCCCGAAGAGGAATGGAACGAATGGTGGAGCCGCGCCCGTAATGAACTGAGAATTGACCCGTGGATTGATTTCGATGTGCGGCGGGGTGCCCATGCCGAAATCGTGCTTCGGAATGCACCTCGCAGTGCAGTGGATGAGATTGCCGAACGATTTTTTGCCCACGACACGACCATGGCGGATCGCATTGCCGCCGTGCGAAAGCTTCGGGAGGTGGTGCGTGCAGGCGCGGAACCTGAACCGGAGCTGGTGGGTCGGATGCGTGAGGCTCTGCTACCCTCCCTTGCCAACAACCCAGATGTGGCTCGCGCCTTGGAGGCACACTACCTTTTGCAAGATCTTCAAAGCATCGCTCCTAATCAACTGCCCGATTTGCCGTGCGACGCAGAAGCGCTCTGCGCCAAGATTGAGAACTACGAATTGCTGCTCGAGATGGAGGACGACGAGTACGCAGCCCGCGCTTTGCAGGAACTGGCGCAGCGCGACGGTGACAAAGTGTTTGAGCGCGCAGGCGAACTCCTCCCCCGCGCTCGGCCAGCCTTGGCACAGGCGATCTGGACTCTTTTGGATCCTGAGCATCACGTGGACATCGCGGTTCGAGCCCTTCGCACCTTGATGGAAAATCCTCTTTCGAATCCAGAGACCTACCTCTGGGCCATGCGCAACCTCACCGAGGGAAAGTGGGAGCATTTGGAAGACTACCTCCCCCTCAGTTCGCTCATCTTTGAGCTGTTCGATCAGATGGAGCAATGGCACCGCCTTGTGACCATTGGCGGAGGGACCAACGAAGAAGTTGCGGCTGCAAAGTGGCTGATCGGCAAAGTTCGTACGCTTATAAGCGGGCGCAATTTTGCGCTGCTTGCCGCAGTCGCAAAGGAAATGCCGCTGGATCAATTGCAGGAGCTGCGCCGGATCATCCAGCTCCATAATGCTGTCAACGATGTCTTCCGCAATGGCGCGGATCGGGCACTACGCCTTACGCGCCGCGAGCTTGAAGAGCAGACTCAACAAACAGCGACCGTTGTCGATCCAGATTCAGGCATTCATTATTGCACTAAGAAGGGGCATGCTTGGGCAGTGCGCGAACTGCACGAGCTCAACACGGTGCGGATTCCTGCGAACGCACGCGAAATTGAAAAAGCGCGCTCCGAGGGCGATCTGCGCGAAAATGCGGGGTACCACGGCGCACGCGAAAAGCACGTGCTGCTACTGCAGCAGGCGCATTTCCTACAGCTTGGTTTGGCGACAGCCCGCGTCGTGACGCGTGACAAGGTCAACACCGAGCAGATCGGTTTTGGCACGCGTGTGATCGTGCAAGACGTGGATAGCGGGGCCGAGCAGGTTTATACGCTGCTGGGCCAGTGGGAAGCGAAACCGGAAGAAGGGATCTATTTCTACAAGGCCCCCCTCTTTCAGCAGTTCCTTGGTAAGCGAGTTGGGGATGAGTTCACGGTCCGCCTCCCGGACGGCACTCAGCGGCGTTATCGGGTCAAATCCATTGAGAACGCGTTGGCTAGCGGCGAGTGGGATGTCGGGGAGGGCGTGATCGCCGAGCACGCGGCAAGCGAGTGA
- a CDS encoding Aspartyl-tRNA(Asn) amidotransferase subunit B — MSKDMTTFEPVIGMEVHVELATETKIFCGCSTKFGSAPNTQTCPICLGMPGVLPVVNRKAVEYTIRTAVALNCEISERTWFDRKNYYYPDLPKNYQISQNYACLGTNGWIEIVVGDRKKRVRINNVHLEEDAGKLLHPELPGADYSLVDLNRAGTPLIEIVSEPDMESADEALAYMTTLKNLLEYIEVSDCKMQEGRLRFEVNISVRERGSSKLGTKVEIKNLNSMKTALKCIEYETRRQSELLASGGKVVQETRLWDEAAGETRAMRSKEFAHDYRYFPDPDLVEIHIPAEWREAVRASLPELQEQKRRRFVEQLGLPEYDAQVLTASKQVATYYERALAAYNNPKALSNWMMTEVLRELRERDLEASELPLRPEGLAAIVRMIDEGKISGKIAKSVFSRALDTGRDPEEIVRSEGLVQVSDTGEVEKWVDEAIAENPDMAEKIRAGNEKTIQALVGQVMKKSRGKANPQLVNQLIRTKLMSG, encoded by the coding sequence GTGAGTAAGGACATGACGACGTTCGAACCCGTAATCGGTATGGAAGTGCACGTGGAGCTTGCCACAGAAACCAAGATTTTCTGCGGCTGTTCCACGAAGTTTGGTTCTGCCCCAAACACGCAAACTTGCCCCATCTGTTTGGGGATGCCGGGCGTGCTCCCCGTCGTGAATCGCAAAGCGGTTGAGTATACGATTCGCACGGCCGTGGCGCTCAACTGTGAAATTAGCGAACGGACGTGGTTCGATCGAAAAAACTACTACTATCCCGATCTGCCGAAGAACTACCAAATTTCGCAAAACTACGCGTGCCTCGGCACAAACGGTTGGATCGAGATAGTTGTTGGTGATCGCAAAAAACGCGTGCGCATCAATAACGTCCATCTCGAGGAAGATGCCGGGAAACTGTTACATCCTGAGCTCCCCGGTGCAGACTATTCTTTGGTGGACCTCAACCGTGCGGGAACGCCCCTCATCGAGATTGTGAGCGAGCCCGACATGGAGAGCGCTGACGAAGCGCTCGCCTACATGACGACGCTGAAGAATCTGCTCGAGTACATCGAGGTCAGCGACTGCAAAATGCAGGAAGGGCGCTTGCGGTTTGAGGTCAATATCAGCGTCCGTGAACGCGGGAGTTCGAAGCTCGGCACCAAGGTGGAAATCAAGAACCTGAACTCCATGAAAACCGCCCTGAAGTGCATCGAGTACGAAACGCGGCGCCAGAGCGAACTCCTTGCTTCGGGGGGTAAAGTTGTTCAGGAGACGCGCCTGTGGGATGAAGCCGCCGGTGAGACGCGCGCGATGCGGTCCAAGGAATTTGCCCACGATTACCGTTACTTCCCGGATCCTGACCTCGTGGAAATCCATATTCCCGCAGAATGGAGGGAGGCTGTTCGTGCTTCGCTCCCCGAGTTGCAGGAGCAGAAGCGTCGGCGATTTGTGGAACAGCTCGGGCTACCGGAGTACGATGCCCAAGTGCTCACAGCCTCAAAACAGGTCGCGACCTACTACGAGCGCGCCTTAGCCGCGTACAATAATCCGAAAGCGCTCAGCAATTGGATGATGACGGAGGTGCTCCGAGAGCTCCGGGAGCGAGATCTCGAAGCCAGCGAACTACCTCTCCGACCCGAAGGACTCGCGGCAATTGTCCGCATGATCGATGAGGGGAAGATCAGCGGCAAAATCGCAAAAAGCGTATTCAGTCGGGCGCTGGACACTGGCCGGGATCCGGAAGAGATTGTCCGCTCCGAGGGTCTTGTTCAGGTGTCCGACACAGGGGAAGTCGAGAAGTGGGTGGATGAAGCGATTGCCGAAAACCCCGATATGGCCGAGAAGATTCGCGCCGGAAACGAAAAAACTATCCAGGCGCTTGTTGGTCAGGTGATGAAAAAGTCACGAGGGAAAGCGAATCCACAGCTCGTGAATCAGTTGATCCGCACGAAGCTCATGAGTGGCTGA